Proteins found in one Ptychodera flava strain L36383 chromosome 16, AS_Pfla_20210202, whole genome shotgun sequence genomic segment:
- the LOC139152807 gene encoding TNF receptor-associated factor 2-like produces the protein MRRKDLTEHLERKCTMRPVTCQFCNDEMTYEESKSHHKQCPKCPMTCQFCGRKDILREKIAIHQDFENGDCKKKPIPCQFKSVGCDEMVDKDRIEDHNSKFIGKHILMVLNAITPLLAIVQSIRDDSEVEGLKRTVDEQDKQIESVALHTKKLETKVTQVLDEKSGQSTLQNSLSVSQIKMTLDKLSSSVKELKDKETVLHTKANTFDGVVAVLNNQVEHDENLIQTLRRERIRERDLIESLERKIKAQDRILALKDVALAEQDLRIQSLEMASYDGVLVWKISDFERKRQDAISGKTVSIYSPCFYTSRHGYKMCARIYLNGDGMGKGNHVSVFFTIMKGPFDALLRWPFRQKVTLMWVDQNDREHLVDAFRPDPTSSSFKRPTQDMNIASGCPLFMPLSQLDSPRHAYVNDDVAFIKVIVDTSDLV, from the exons ATGCGAAGGAAGGACCTCACGGAACACCTAGAGAGAAAGTGTACCATGAGACCGGTAACGTGCCAGTTCTGCAATGATGAAATGACGTATGAAGAATCGAAG AGTCATCATAAGCAGTGTCCAAAGTGTCCAATGACCTGTCAGTTCTGCGGAAGGAAGGACATTCTTCGTGAAAAG ATTGCAATTCATCAGGACTTTGAAAATGGAGACTGTAAGAAGAAACCTATTCCTTGTCAATTCAAGAGTGTCGGCTGTGACGAGATG GTCGACAAAGACAGGATTGAAGACCACAATTCAAAGTTCATCGGCAAACACATACTAATGGTCCTCAACGCAATTACTCCATTACTAGCAATCGTGCAAAGCATCAGAGATGACAGCGAAGTTGAAGGTTTGAAAAGAACAGTCGATGAGCAAGATAAACAGATCGAGTCTGTGGCATTGCATACCAAGAAACTGGAAACGAAAGTGACACAAGTACTGGATGAAAAGAGTGGTCAGTCCACATTACAAAATAGTTTATCAGTATCCCAGATTAAAATGACGCTTGACAAATTGAGTAGTTCAGTTAAAGAATTAAAAGACAAAGAAACTGTGCTTCACACTAAGGCTAATACTTTTGACGGTGTTGTCGCAGTTTTAAACAATCAAGTAGAACATGATGAGAACTTGATACAGACTTTAAGGCGTGAAAGAATCAGGGAAAGAGATCTTATCGAATCTTTAGAACGTAAAATTAAAGCGCAAGATAGAATCCTTGCTTTGAAAGATGTAGCTCTTGCAGAACAGGATCTGAGGATACAGTCACTAGAAATGGCTTCTTATGATGGCGTACTTGTGTGGAAAATATCTGATTTTGAGAGGAAACGACAAGACGCTATATCTGGCAAAACTGTGTCAATATACTCTCCTTGTTTTTATACTAGTCGTCATGGTTACAAAATGTGTGCCCGAATCTACCTCAATGGGGATGGAATGGGTAAGGGTAATCATGTGTCTGTATTCTTTACAATAATGAAGGGACCCTTTGATGCCCTCTTGAGGTGGCCATTCCGTCAAAAGGTCACTTTGATGTGGGTTGATCAAAATGATAGAGAACATTTAGTCGATGCATTCAGGCCAGATCCAACATCATCTTCTTTCAAAcgaccaacccaggatatgaaTATTGCTAGTGGCTGTCCTTTATTTATGCCCCTATCACAACTTGATAGTCCTAGGCATGCATATGTGAACGATGATGTAGCGTTCATTAAGGTGATTGTAGACACAAGTGACCTCGTATGA